GAGCGCCGTCCTTCGCGCATCGCGGTCCTCCCGCATGCGGTCCAGGGTGGTGGATGCCTCGGAGCGAAGCCTGCGCGCTTCGGCGACGTTGCTCTCATTGATCAGACCGGCATTGACGACGACGGCGGCCATCCCTCGCTGGAACTCCTGCAGTCTCTGCTCCGCCTCGCCGAGTCTCTGCTTGTAGACGACGAGCTGCTCGAGGCTGAAGTCGTGCAGCGATCGCACGCGCTCCAGCTGGGAGGACTTATTCGCCTCGATCACGCCCGTCGTCAGATTCTGCGCGATCTCCCGGGCGCGGTCCGGGTAGTAGTCGGCGACCGTGATGACGACGACGTTCTCTCCGGTGCGACCCCTGGCGGTTCGTATCGTCTCGCGCAACCACTGCGTGAGGCGCAGTTCCTGGAGCGCCTCGATCGTCATGTCCGGATACTGCTTTCTGCTCTTCTCGACCCACTTGCGGAGTCCGGGATCGGTGCGCAGGCCGGATTGATCCGCCACCTTCAACAAGAACTCGTTGCTCTGCATCAGCGATTGCAGCCTCGCAAGCTGCTCCTGCACGCCGCTGACGGGGAGGATCCCCTGAAGCTCCCGACTGACCGGCTGGGGAAACTCGAGCAGGATTGTCGCAGAGGCCCGATACAGGGGGCGCATGATGCTCGGATGGCCGACGACGATGCCCGTCAGAAGTCCAGCGAGCGCCGGGACCAGGAGAACCCACCGGCGTCGCCAGACGATCGCCGCCATTCCCCTGAGATCACGCCCTTCCTTGACGACCGGAGATGTCTCCATGGCGCGCGCCTCCTACTGCGTTGTGAGTACGTCCGAGATGAGGAAGAGATTCAGGATATCCCGTGACAGCCCGAGGACCTCTCGTGTCGCGAGCCATGCGGCACCGCTTCCCCGCCGCCGCTGCGAAGGCACGCCGATGGCGTCTCCGGGCTGCACGATGAAGTCCGACCAGCCGGCCTCCAGGTATCGATCGAGATCGACTTCCGCAACGAAGCTCTTCCCCTGCGCGTCGCGTCCGACAACCCGGACGCGCCCGAGATCGGCCGCCGGCCCGGGCCCCCCGGCAAGGCTGAGCACTTTGACAAGATCCAGCCCGGTTCCGACGGAATAGGCTCCGGGTCTGGCCACCTCGCCAATGACATAGGCAGCCCGGCTAAGCTCTCCCCAGGGGCCGCCAACCGCTGGGACATAGATCACATCGCCCGGCATGAGCGGCGGCAGAGATCCGAAGTCGCCTGATTGGAGCGCGCTCGTCAGGTCAACCGTGAGGACGGTTTGCTGGTCTGCGACCTTCCGGAAGACCTGGACGCGGCCCAGATCGGCAGTGGCGCCCAACCCCCCTGCCGCCCCGAGAGCCTCGATGATCCCCGGTATCTGCTCGAAACTGTATCGCCCGGGAGCCGTCACAGCCCCGGAGACCGTGATGCGGCGGCTGTTGAAAGCCTGCATCTCGACCGTCACCTGCGCGGGTCCGCGCAAGAGATCGGTCAGACGTTCCTCGAGGTGTCTGGCCAGTCCGGCCGGCGAGTAGCCGGCAGCTTGCACGTCGCCTAGCGGCGGGAATGTGATCTCGCCGCCGGCGCGAACGGTCACGGTGCGGCTGAGGTCGGGCCTTTCCCAGACAGAGATCATGAGCACATCCTCAACATCCAGGATGTAGTCGCTCTGGGTTTCTCCCTCTCCCGCGCCGGCGACCGTCGTCGCCAGCAGGCACAGCAACACGAGGATCCTCGCCATCATGCCTTCCTAGCCTCCTTCCCGCCGTCCCTTGCGGGAGCCGCGTAGGGAACGTCCCGCACATCGAGCCCGCTGCCGTTGCTGCGCGGTCTGAGCAGTCTCGGCAAAGCAAGCCTTAGAGCATCGATGTCCAGCCGCCAGTTCCGGTGCTGGCCGTAGTATCGATCGTAGTTTGGAACCTCTTCCCCCGCCCCCCCGACAAGCTGCGCCGGCCCGGTCAGGCCCGGCCGTTGCGCGAAGCACCAGGCGCTCACCCGGGACTGCTTCCATGTGTCGCTCTCGATCAAGTGGCAAGAGGGGCCCACCAGACTCATATCTCCCTTCAGGACCGACCACAGATAGAGGAGTCGATCGACGCGCGCAGCCTCGAACCACCTCCTCAGATGGCGAACCGCGGATCCGCCGCCGGCGGGCTCCTCGAACTCCAGAGCATATGTCACGAAGGGGCGTCCCGGGAGCGAGTGCTTGCGCCGATCGTCGTATCTGCGATCGATGTGGACCCCGGCCGGCGCCAGTCTTCGGTCGCGCGTTCGCCGGTTCATTCCGATCCTGTCTTCTCGCCTGAAAACGACGCGTCCCGGGCCCAGAAGGGCCATGAGGCCGTAAGCGAACGCCGCGGGAGCCGCCAGGATCGCCAGACCGAGGCCGGCAGCGAGCATGTCGAGCAGCCGCTTGCCCGGAGCGCTGTCGGAGGCGGCATGGGGCTCGGCGGGCGCATCATAGGCGACGCGCTCGGGCTCCTGCGGCAACGGTTCCGGTTCCTGCGTGACGTACTCAGGCACCATGCCCATCATCGCCTCGCGAATGGCGTCCGGCGGCGCCTCTCTGGCCAAGTCGATCAGATCCTGAACCCGGCGTTCAACCAGGTCGGGATCGACGTTTTCGAGCTCACACCGCAGGATCTTCGCGTGGCGCGTCGTCCGCGTGGTCTCCTCAGCCGTCAGGATCTCCTCGGAGAGCTTCTCCCCGGGGCGGAGGCCTATGAACTCCACCTGGATGTCGTGATCCGGCCTGAGTCCGCTCAGCCGGATCAGCTGCTTCGCGATATCGAGGATCCTGACCTGCTTTCCCATGTCGAGGATGAAGACGTCCCCCGACTGGCCGAGCAGGATCGCCTGGATCACGAGCTGACTCGCCTCCGGAATGGTCATGAAGTACCGCCGGGCCTCGGGGTGCGTCACTGTGAGCGGCCCCCCGCGGGCCAGCTGTCGCCTGAAGATCGGGAGCACGCTCCCATCCGAGCCGATCACGTTCCCGAATCTCACAGCGACCATCGTCGTCTTGGATCGCGAGGCCATGGCCTGCAAGAGCATCTCGCACGCCCGCTTCGATGCCCCCATCACGCTCGTCGGATGGACTGCCTTGTCGGTCGAGATCAAGGCCAGCGTCTCCACTCCTGACGCCTCCGCCGCGAGGGCTACGTTTCGCGTCCCCAGCAGGTTGTTCAAGATGGCCTCGCGCGGACTGGTCTCTAGGAGGTTCACATGCTTGTGCGCGGCCGCGTGCAGCACGAGGTTCGGCCTCTGGGCCAGCATGAGCGCGCGCATGCCGCTCTCGTCCTTGATGTCTCCCACAACGTGGAGAAGGTCCAGCTTGCGATGTGTCTCCTTGAGCTCGAGACCCAGATAGGTCAGGCTGTTCTCGTTGTGGTCGAGCATCACGATCCGCTCGGGATCGAAGCGCGCGAGCTGCCGGCAGAGCTCCGATCCGATCGACCCTCCTGCACCGGTCACCAGGACAACGCGCCCCTCGATCGCCTGGCGTATCCCAGGCAGGTCGATCTCCACGGGTTCCCGCCCCAGGAGGTCCTCGATGCGGATCTCGCGGACTTGGTCAAGGGCCCCTCTCCCTTCGATGTAATCGGCCAGGGCGGGGACGGTCTGGCAGACAACCCCCTTCTCTATGCACACGCGGGCGACCTCGCCCACCAGCCTCCCCGGGGCGGAGGGGGCCGCGAGGATCACGGCGTCGATCCGTTCCTCCTCGAGGATTCGGGGAAGATCGAACGTGGTGCCCAGCACCTCGATGTTCTCGACCCTGGCGTGGAGCTTGTCGCGGTCGTCGTCCAGGAAGCCGATGGGGCGACCGGCGAAGTTGACGGTCCGCGCGATCTCCCTCGCCACCATCGCCCCCACGTCCCCCGCGCCGACGATGAGAATCCGGCGGTCCTTTCTTGACACCCAGGGCATCGGATACCGGAGGAGCCTCCATGCGACGCGGACACCCATCACAAGGACGGCTGCCATGATCCAGGAGAGGACGATGACGCTTCTCGGCAGGGGTTGCGGCCGGATGAGTTGGTTCACTACGTAAAGGGCCAGGAATGCCAGCGTGAGCGCGTTCGCGATCGAGAGCGCCGTGGGGAGCCCCGCGTACCTCCAGAGGGTCCTGTGGACCTTGAAGAGATCCAGACAGAGGAGGCCGACCAGCACGGCCACGGCGGCTCCGAGCACAAGGCCGCCCTGGAACTGCTCCGGGATCCTCCCATCGAATCTGAGGAGGAGCGCGAGGTAGACGGAGGCGATAAGCAACACCCCGTCCATCAGATGAAGCAGGATGAGCCGGACAGGCTTGGGCACTCTCGTTCCTCCTTGGTCGCCTCTTCCGCGGCGCCTCCAGCGCCGCCCGCGCCGCCAATGCCGCGGACCGCCACGGGGCCCACAACACGGGATTATCGGCGCAATCGCTTGCCGGGTCGAGCAATGGTGAGTTCCCGCCTGGCGCTTCGCCCGGAGAGCCGATCGACCCGATACTGGCCCCTGCGGGAGGCCGGCGGACCAGACGAGCCTTCCCTGGGCAAGCTGCTCGCCAAGAGCCCGCTCTCCATGGGCGCGACCCGGTTCACGGCGGCGTTGACACGGCCCGGCGGCACGGCGATTCTGGCCTCGCCCAGGGGCCATCGAGGCCCAAAGGAGGCGGAATGAACGAGAGCTTATCGACCCCCGGCGACTCCGGGGCGCGGTCGTCCACTCCAATCCACCCCGACTCCGGCCCAGGCCCCCTCACCAGGTTCTTCCGGGCCCTCGGTCTCTCGCCCGGGGCCTACGGGCTGCCTTACCGCAGAAGCGACTGGCTCGTCCCGTTGCTCATCGTGCTCGTCCTCCACCTGGCCAGCGGCCTCGTCTTGCGGGACCTATTCGTCCAGGCGCAGATCGAGCAAGTTCGAACGATGCTCGAGTCGAATCAGCGCCTCTCCGCCGAACAGAAAGAGGAAGCAATCGAGCAAATGACGGGGGGGGCTGCGGCCGACCGGATGGGCTGGGGAGCAGTCGCGGGGTCAGTCGTCATGCCGGTGATCGGAGCTCTTCTCGGCGCTGCCATCCTGCTCTTGATCCTGAACTTCGGCGCCGGAGGAAGCGTCCGTTACGGACCTCTCTGGTTTCTGATGACTCTCTCTCTCGCTCCCACAGCGATCCACACGGTTCTCTTCACGATCCTATCCCTCTCCCGCGGCAGCGTGGATGTGGCCTTCGGCCCGGCCGCCTTGTTGCCCACCGATGCCGGATGGATCAGGACCTTCCTGCAGACCTTCGACTTCTTCGGGTTCTTCTGGGTGTTCGCGACACAGTATGTCGGCGTGCCGGTCGTCACCGGAATGCGCCCCCAGAAGGCCCGAACGGGTCTTGTGATCCTCTGGGTCGCCTACATCCTCTTCGCACTCCTGGGGGCTTTCGCCTCCGGATGCGCGATGACGATGGGAGGCGGCGGCGCGTGATCGATTCCGAGAGGACCGCGGGGCCTCAGGCGTGCTTCTGGATCAGATGGAGCAGGTCCTCGTGGAGAGCGCTTCGCTCCGCCTCGTCCAAGGCCAGGAGGGTGATCTGACTCAAGGAGCAACCCTCCAGCAGCTCATCGATCAGGACCGAGAGGGCGGCCTGGACCGTCTCTCGCCTCGTCCCCTTTGCGGCTCCGTGGAGCGAGTGGATGAGGAGCTGCTTCCAGTGACGGACGGCCGCGACCTCCAGCGACCGGCTCATCGCCTTCGCCGCGGCGGCCGCATCGACGCGGAGGTCCTGTCCCATGACGGCCGCGTGGACGACGCCGGCCAAGGGGAGCGTTCCGGCCCCCGTCACAGTGACCTCCCCCATCGGAATGGGGCCCTGGCGGACCGCGGCAAGCTCGATCTCCTCCCCGCCAGCCTGCTTCAGAGCCAGGGCCGGACCGGCGGCCATCCAGAGGTAGTCGTTCGTGGGGAGGACCAGCCCCTGGGCCTCGGGCCATGGCTTGGAGGCCAGCTGAATCTCAATCCGCGTCTGGACCAAGTGGAATGACAAGTCGCAACCCCTCCACAGATGCCAACGAAGGCCTGACGACCGGGATCCACCCGCTTCTCGGCGCGCTGCTTGCGGGCGTCCTCGCCCTCATCATCTGGTCGCTCTACCGCGCGATCGGGATGCTCATCCCGATCGTGGCCGCCGCGACTCTGCTGTGGCCGCAGCGCCGACAGGCTTGGGCGCGCGCCCTGCTCTGGCTCCTCGCGCTCCTGGCCGTGATCTGGATTCTCCACAAGGCCCGCATGGTTGTCTATCCCCTACTCGCCGGACTCTTGATCGCCTACTGGCTCGATCCGATCGTAGATCGACTGGAGCGCCGCCGCGTCAAGCGGAGCCTCGGCTCGCTGATCGCCCTGCTCCCGGCCATGGTCGTGGGGCTCCTCTTCGTCGTCTTCGCGCTTCCCCTTCTGATCGAGCAGCTCGGTCTCCTGATCGCGGCCATTCCTCGCATCTACGACTCGCTCTACGAGAGGCTCCGGCCCTGGGTCGAGACGGTGATCCCCTCTCAGGGAGCCGCGAGGTGGAAGGAGCTCCTGGTTCCGGCGGGGGCTCACATCGAGACGATCCTGCGCGGACTGTGGGGCGGAGCTTCCGGTCTGGGTCGGGGTATCGGCGCGTTCGTCGGATTCCTCGGCATGCTTGTCCTCGCGCCGATTCTGACCTACTACCTCCTGGTCGACTTCGACCGGATCCGGATCTGGCTCCCCTCGCTCCTTCCCGAGCAGAGACGGGCCTGGGCTTCGGAGGTCATGACCCTCTTCGAGCAGACGGTCAGCTCCTACTTCAGGGGACAGGTCCTCGTGGCGTTCTGCATCACGCTCCTGCTCACCGCCGGCTTCCTCCTCATCCGCCTCCCGTACGCGGTGGTCCTCGGAGCGCTTGCCGGTCTCTTGAACCTCGTCCCGGTCATCGGATTCTGGACGAGCGCCGTCCTGTGCGCCGCCGCCGCCATCCTGAGCGGCGAGCCGGGCCCAATGCTCTTCCGACTGGCGATCGTTCTCTCCCTCGGGCAGGTGCTCGAGGCTCAGGTGCTGACCCCCCGGATCGTGGGTCGCGCCGTCGGCCTCAATCCCGTGATCATCTTGCTCTCGGTCCTGGTCTGCGGAGCGCTCCTCGGCCCCGTGGGA
The sequence above is a segment of the Candidatus Eisenbacteria bacterium genome. Coding sequences within it:
- a CDS encoding SDR family NAD(P)-dependent oxidoreductase, whose amino-acid sequence is MAPGRGQNRRAAGPCQRRREPGRAHGERALGEQLAQGRLVWSAGLPQGPVSGRSALRAKRQAGTHHCSTRQAIAPIIPCCGPRGGPRHWRRGRRWRRRGRGDQGGTRVPKPVRLILLHLMDGVLLIASVYLALLLRFDGRIPEQFQGGLVLGAAVAVLVGLLCLDLFKVHRTLWRYAGLPTALSIANALTLAFLALYVVNQLIRPQPLPRSVIVLSWIMAAVLVMGVRVAWRLLRYPMPWVSRKDRRILIVGAGDVGAMVAREIARTVNFAGRPIGFLDDDRDKLHARVENIEVLGTTFDLPRILEEERIDAVILAAPSAPGRLVGEVARVCIEKGVVCQTVPALADYIEGRGALDQVREIRIEDLLGREPVEIDLPGIRQAIEGRVVLVTGAGGSIGSELCRQLARFDPERIVMLDHNENSLTYLGLELKETHRKLDLLHVVGDIKDESGMRALMLAQRPNLVLHAAAHKHVNLLETSPREAILNNLLGTRNVALAAEASGVETLALISTDKAVHPTSVMGASKRACEMLLQAMASRSKTTMVAVRFGNVIGSDGSVLPIFRRQLARGGPLTVTHPEARRYFMTIPEASQLVIQAILLGQSGDVFILDMGKQVRILDIAKQLIRLSGLRPDHDIQVEFIGLRPGEKLSEEILTAEETTRTTRHAKILRCELENVDPDLVERRVQDLIDLAREAPPDAIREAMMGMVPEYVTQEPEPLPQEPERVAYDAPAEPHAASDSAPGKRLLDMLAAGLGLAILAAPAAFAYGLMALLGPGRVVFRREDRIGMNRRTRDRRLAPAGVHIDRRYDDRRKHSLPGRPFVTYALEFEEPAGGGSAVRHLRRWFEAARVDRLLYLWSVLKGDMSLVGPSCHLIESDTWKQSRVSAWCFAQRPGLTGPAQLVGGAGEEVPNYDRYYGQHRNWRLDIDALRLALPRLLRPRSNGSGLDVRDVPYAAPARDGGKEARKA
- a CDS encoding AI-2E family transporter, yielding MAWRPAESQSASGPSGMTSRNPSTDANEGLTTGIHPLLGALLAGVLALIIWSLYRAIGMLIPIVAAATLLWPQRRQAWARALLWLLALLAVIWILHKARMVVYPLLAGLLIAYWLDPIVDRLERRRVKRSLGSLIALLPAMVVGLLFVVFALPLLIEQLGLLIAAIPRIYDSLYERLRPWVETVIPSQGAARWKELLVPAGAHIETILRGLWGGASGLGRGIGAFVGFLGMLVLAPILTYYLLVDFDRIRIWLPSLLPEQRRAWASEVMTLFEQTVSSYFRGQVLVAFCITLLLTAGFLLIRLPYAVVLGALAGLLNLVPVIGFWTSAVLCAAAAILSGEPGPMLFRLAIVLSLGQVLEAQVLTPRIVGRAVGLNPVIILLSVLVCGALLGPVGLILAVPAAAFARGMLRRRAARNSARSDSPQSPPARLESPPRPSPGAP